The following coding sequences lie in one Glycine max cultivar Williams 82 chromosome 19, Glycine_max_v4.0, whole genome shotgun sequence genomic window:
- the LOC100781153 gene encoding B3 domain-containing protein At2g36080 — MSSIHHYSPETTLYWTSDHQQQQQQQQQQQQQAATWLSNSHTPRFNLNEDDDEEDDVVVSDKATNNLAQEQEKEAMFEKPLTPSDVGKLNRLVIPKQHAEKYFPLDSSGGDSAAAKGLLLSFEDESGKCWRFRYSYWNSSQSYVLTKGWSRYVKDKRLHAGDVVLFHRHRAHPQRFFISCTRHQPNPNPPAHVSIRSSSYSALPAYPTHHHHHLPFPYQPHSLHAPGGGSQGQNETTPGGNSSSGRVLRLFGVNMECQPDNDNDSQNSTHECSYTHLYHHQTSSYPSSNPHHHMLPQQP, encoded by the exons ATGTCATCGATACACCACTACTCACCGGAAACAACACTATACTGGACCAGCGACcaccagcaacaacaacaacaacaacaacaacaacaacaacaagctgCCACGTGGCTTAGTAATTCCCACACTCCCCGTTTCAACCTGAACGAAGACGACGACGAGGAAGACGACGTTGTCGTTTCGGACAAGGCTACTAATAATTTGGCGCAAGAACAGGAGAAAGAAGCGATGTTCGAGAAGCCGTTGACGCCGAGCGACGTCGGGAAGCTGAACCGGCTCGTGATCCCGAAACAGCACGCGGAGAAGTACTTCCCTCTTGACTCGTCCGGCGGTGACTCGGCGGCGGCGAAAGGGCTCTTGCTGAGTTTCGAGGACGAGTCGGGGAAGTGCTGGCGCTTCCGTTACTCTTATTGGAACAGTAGCCAGAGTTACGTTTTGACCAAAGGCTGGAGCCGTTACGTCAAAGACAAACGCCTCCACGCAGGCGACGTCGTTTTGTTCCACAGACACCGCGCCCACCCTCAACGCTTCTTCATCTCCTGCACCCGCCACCAACCCAACCCCAACCCTCCCGCGCACGTTAGCATCAGATCCTCCTCCTACTCTGCGCTCCCAGCTTATCCTACGCACCATCATCATCACCTCCCCTTCCCATACCAACCTCACTCTCTTCACGCACCAG GTGGAGGGTCCCAAGGACAGAACGAAACGACACCAGGAGGGAACAGTTCAAGTGGCAGGGTGCTGAGGCTGTTTGGGGTGAACATGGAATGCCAACctgataatgataatgattcCCAAAACTCCACACATGAATGCTCCTACACCCACTTATACCACCATCAAACCTCTTCTTATCCTTCTTCAAACCCTCACCATCACATGCTACCTCAACAACCATAA